A DNA window from Pogona vitticeps strain Pit_001003342236 chromosome 2, PviZW2.1, whole genome shotgun sequence contains the following coding sequences:
- the LOC144586530 gene encoding uncharacterized protein LOC144586530 isoform X2 has protein sequence MPLQTFTKTGELPALGHQVAQYGICITDPLEDVNHQAREAIKCLYQLLLHHMGLSPKEGGELWCRQSETKLQAYMDTCRVGELFRKIFTEDQKRTFLQTSLLSMYDPLRRRSEAGVLLGYSLLGKADKLMGDKAEDMERNIYEQLFKLRTLRQVPEALQSIIPSKVDNDA, from the exons ATGCCTCTGCAAACCTTCACG AAGACAGGTGAACTCCCTGCCTTGGGACATCAGGTGGCTCAGTATGGAATCTGCATCACAGATCCATTAGAAGATGTGAACCATCAGGCCCGGGAAGCCATCAAGTGCCTTTATCAGCTGCTGCTTCATCACATGG GGCTGAGTCCCAAGGAGGGAGGAGAGCTGTGGTGCCGGCAATCAGAGACAAAGCTGCAAGCGTATATGGATACCTGCAGGGTGGGTGAG CTGTTCAGGAAGATCTTCACAGAAGATCAGAAGAGAACCTTTCTGCAGACATCTTTGCTCTCCATGTATGATCCATTAAGGAGACGGAGTGAGGCTGGAGTCCTCCTAGGATATTCTCTCCTGGGGAAGGCAGACAAATTAATGGGGGATAAG GCAGAAGACATGGAAAGAAATATATACGAGCAGCTCTTCAAGCTTCGGACACTCCGGCAGGTGCCAGAAGCACTGCAAAGCATTATTCCAAGTAAAG TCGATAATGATGCTTGA
- the LOC144586530 gene encoding uncharacterized protein LOC144586530 isoform X1, whose protein sequence is MPLQTFTKTGELPALGHQVAQYGICITDPLEDVNHQAREAIKCLYQLLLHHMGLSPKEGGELWCRQSETKLQAYMDTCRVGELFRKIFTEDQKRTFLQTSLLSMYDPLRRRSEAGVLLGYSLLGKADKLMGDKAEDMERNIYEQLFKLRTLRQVPEALQSIIPSKGNAARP, encoded by the exons ATGCCTCTGCAAACCTTCACG AAGACAGGTGAACTCCCTGCCTTGGGACATCAGGTGGCTCAGTATGGAATCTGCATCACAGATCCATTAGAAGATGTGAACCATCAGGCCCGGGAAGCCATCAAGTGCCTTTATCAGCTGCTGCTTCATCACATGG GGCTGAGTCCCAAGGAGGGAGGAGAGCTGTGGTGCCGGCAATCAGAGACAAAGCTGCAAGCGTATATGGATACCTGCAGGGTGGGTGAG CTGTTCAGGAAGATCTTCACAGAAGATCAGAAGAGAACCTTTCTGCAGACATCTTTGCTCTCCATGTATGATCCATTAAGGAGACGGAGTGAGGCTGGAGTCCTCCTAGGATATTCTCTCCTGGGGAAGGCAGACAAATTAATGGGGGATAAG GCAGAAGACATGGAAAGAAATATATACGAGCAGCTCTTCAAGCTTCGGACACTCCGGCAGGTGCCAGAAGCACTGCAAAGCATTATTCCAAGTAAAGGTAATGCTGCCAGACCATAG